A single region of the Gossypium arboreum isolate Shixiya-1 chromosome 12, ASM2569848v2, whole genome shotgun sequence genome encodes:
- the LOC108478682 gene encoding zinc finger protein GAI-ASSOCIATED FACTOR 1-like produces MSNISGDDDDGSFSSGDKQQQLQINKFPVSGASNTNGSSSSSSQQPLQGAKRKRNLPGTPDPNAEVIALSPTTLMATNRFVCEICKKGFQRDQNLQLHRRGHNLPWKLKQRATTEVKKRVYVCPEPSCVHHNAARALGDLTGIKKHFSRKHGEKKWKCDKCSKKYAVQSDWKAHQKTCGTKEYKCDCGTIFARRDSFITHRAFCDALAEENNKVNNNHGALMNNMGSPNSQNQIAELMSSSMSMSNGNELPDFKSLPQELVPMQFKSMNMGGGGGIFASSSGTLFRGPRTISSSSSSLQLSTNTSSGFSYLQDNINGCCQVFGSPHMSATALLQKAAQMGSAGSNSINSTMMQKSFETPYDQFPVSLADQSNMVGISHGSPNEMTQLFNAATGAMNDMGMFTTTTNMFIKRGGLMMNNHMEHEDSASPTVPLIFGVSNGGSNMTTLDFMGINNEGSRTTAANLHEEQFEEQRMPMMNPFQQQQLSHGDSAIEKPIWDV; encoded by the exons ATGTCAAATATCTccggtgatgatgatgatggaagCTTCTCTTCTGGAGATAAACAACAACAACTGCAAATTAATAAATTTCCCGTTTCTGGTGCCTCTAATACCAAtggttcttcttcttcatcatctcAACAGCCACTGCAAGGAGCCAAGAGGAAAAGGAATTTACCAGGAACTCCAG ATCCAAATGCTGAAGTTATTGCTCTATCACCAACAACGCTTATGGCCACAAATAGGTTTGTATGTGAGATATGCAAAAAAGGGTTCCAAAGGGACCAAAACTTGCAACTACACCGGAGAGGTCATAATCTTCCTTGGAAGTTAAAGCAAAGGGCGACCACCGAGGTCAAGAAACGAGTTTACGTATGTCCCGAGCCCAGTTGTGTCCACCACAACGCGGCTCGAGCGCTAGGTGACCTTACCGGGATCAAGAAGCATTTTAGCCGTAAGCACGGTGAGAAGAAATGGAAGTGTGACAAGTGTTCGAAGAAATACGCGGTTCAATCGGATTGGAAAGCTCATCAGAAAACCTGTGGTACTAAGGAATATAAATGTGATTGTGGAACCATCTTTGCGAG GAGAGACAGCTTTATCACACATAGAGCTTTCTGTGATGCATTAGCTGAAGAAAACAACAAGGTGAACAACAACCATGGAGCATTGATGAACAATATGGGATCACCAAACTCACAAAACCAAATTGCAGAGCTCATGTCATCATCAATGTCAATGAGCAATGGCAATGAATTACCTGATTTCAAGTCCCTTCCACAAGAGCTAGTGCCTATGCAATTTAAGTCCATGAACATGGGAGGCGGAGGGGGCATCTTTGCGAGCAGCTCGGGCACTTTATTTCGTGGTCCAAGAACCATTTCGTCATCTTCCTCTAGCTTACAACTTAGTACAAATACCTCATCTGGTTTCAGTTATTTACAGGATAACATAAATGGATGTTGCCAAGTGTTCGGGTCACCCCACATGTCTGCAACAGCTTTGCTACAAAAAGCAGCTCAAATGGGTTCAGCTGGTAGTAATAGTATAAACTCTACCATGATGCAAAAAAGCTTTGAAACGCCATACGATCAGTTCCCAGTATCACTAGCCGATCAGTCAAACATGGTTGGGATAAGCCATGGCAGCCCCAATGAAATGACCCAACTTTTTAATGCTGCTACTGGAGCAATGAACGATATGGGAATGTTCACCACCACCACCAACATGTTCATCAAACGAGGAGGCTTGATGATGAATAACCACATGGAACATGAAGATAGTGCTAGCCCGACAGTGCCATTGATATTTGGAGTTAGCAATGGAGGAAGTAACATGACGACCCTTGATTTCATGGGGATTAATAATGAAGGGTCAAGGACAACAGCAGCAAATTTGCATGAAGAACAGTTTGAGGAACAAAGAATGCCAATGATGAACCCTTTCCAACAACAACAGCTCTCACATGGGGATTCAGCTATCGAAAAGCCCATCTGGGATGTTTGA
- the LOC108479045 gene encoding potassium transporter 5-like produces MPTDDFVQEEPIEQTHHNDDDSEDAESDDTHHPKTHPSLHKLHRSDSMDLESAKVPSHHLRASQAVEWSVILQLAFQSIGVVYGDIGTSPLYVYASTFADGIKNSDDILGVLSLIFYTITLIPLIKYIFIVLRANDNGEGGTFALYSLICRYARVGLIPSQQAEDRDVSNFQLELPSNRLRRASKLKSKLENSQFAKFFLLIITMLGTSMVIGDGVLTPCISVLSAVGGIKEATSAMTEDRIVWISTAILICLFMVQRFGTDKVGYSFAPIICVWFTLIGGIGVYNLIKFDPTVIKSINPKYIVDYFKRNKKDAWVSLGGVVLAITGTEALFADVGHFTVRSIQISMCSVTYPALIMAYTGQASFLRKHQSLVSDTFFKSIPHSLYWPMFVVAVAAAIIASQAMISGTFSIIQQSLSLGCFPRVKIVHTSAKYEGQVYIPEVNYLLMIACIGVTLGFRTTEKIGNAYGIAVVFVMTLTSSLLVLIMIMIWKTDILFVVAYVVIIGSVEFVYLSSVLYKFDQGGYLPLAFAAALMTVMYVWNNVYRKKYNFELEHKLSLERVKDIASDTNLCRIPGLALFYSELVQGIPPIFEHYVANIQALHSVLVFVSIKSLPISKVPAEERFLFRRVEPKELNIFRCVVRYGYTDIRNKVEPLEQTLVEKLKEFITENIYLAHIIDGKKGKEDENGMMNGEGGEEEWQERVVSETSMVEKAWEGGVVHLIGENEVIASKGSGIGKRLLIDYAYNFMKKNLRQSEKVFDIPHKRMLKVGMTYEL; encoded by the exons ATGCCTACGGATGACTTCGTACAAGAAGAACCTATTGAACAAACCCACCATAACGATGATGACTCCGAGGATGCCGAATCAGACGACACCCATCACCCTAAAACCCACCCATCATTACACAAGCTCCACAGGtccgattccatggacttggaaTCCGCCAAGGTCCCCAGCCATCACCTTCGTGCCTCtcag GCTGTGGAATGGTCGGTGATACTGCAACTAGCATTTCAAAGCATCGGAGTTGTTTACGGCGATATAGGGACGTCGCCGCTTTACGTTTACGCGAGTACCTTCGCCGACGGTATTAAAAACAGCGACGACATACTGGGAGTTCTGTCTTTGATCTTTTACACCATCACTCTCATCCCTTTGATCAAATACATCTTTATCGTCTTACGAGCCAACGACAACGgtgaag GTGGAACATTTGCACTATACTCACTAATATGCCGATACGCGAGGGTGGGTTTAATCCCAAGTCAACAAGCCGAGGATCGAGATGTATCCAATTTCCAGCTTGAATTACCCAGCAACCGTTTACGTAGAGCTTCAAAGCTCAAGTCCAAGCTTGAAAACAGCCAGTTCGCTAAATTTTTTCTCTTGATCATCACCATGCTCGGCACTTCCATGGTCATCGGCGATGGCGTCCTCACCCCTTGCATTTCAG TTTTATCAGCTGTGGGTGGCATCAAGGAAGCTACATCTGCAATGACAGAAG ATAGGATTGTTTGGATTTCTACGGCAATTTTGATCTGTCTCTTCATGGTTCAAAGATTTGGAACAGACAAAGTGGGTTACAGTTTTGCTCCCATAATCTGTGTCTGGTTCACTCTCATTGGTGGCATTGGGGtttacaatttaattaaatttgaccCAACAGTGATCAAATCCATAAACCCAAAATATATTGTGGATTACTTTAAGAGGAACAAAAAAGATGCATGGGTTTCCCTTGGTGGGGTGGTTCTTGCCATAACAGGGACCGAAGCCTTGTTTGCTGATGTTGGCCATTTCACGGTTCGTTCGATACAAATTAGCATGTGCTCGGTGACTTACCCAGCTTTAATCATGGCCTATACTGGACAAGCCTCTTTCCTTCGTAAACACCAAAGTTTAGTCTCCGATACGTTCTTTAAATCGATTCCGCACTCTTTGTATTGGCCGATGTTTGTGGTGGCGGTGGCGGCTGCGATTATAGCAAGTCAAGCAATGATTTCGGGGACATTCTCTATAATCCAACAGTCGCTGTCGTTGGGGTGTTTCCCTCGTGTTAAAATCGTTCATACATCGGCTAAATACGAAGGTCAAGTTTATATTCCGGAGGTGAATTACTTGTTGATGATAGCTTGTATAGGGGTAACTCTCGGATTTAGAACCACGGAGAAGATTGGCAATGCATATG GGATTGCAGTGGTGTTTGTAATGACTCTAACATCATCCCTGTTGGTTCTCATCATGATCATGATATGGAAAACCGATATTCTTTTTGTGGTGGCCTACGTTGTCATTATCGGCTCAGTTGAGTTCGTTTACTTGAGTTCCGTCCTATACAAATTTGACCAAGGAGGCTACTTGCCTTTGGCTTTCGCGGCGGCTTTGATGACCGTGATGTACGTTTGGAACAACGTGTACCGAAAGAAATACAATTTCGAGCTTGAACACAAACTCTCCCTCGAAAGGGTAAAGGACATTGCTTCCGACACAAACTTGTGTAGAATCCCGGGACTTGCCCTGTTTTACTCAGAGCTCGTTCAAGGCATTCCACCCATATTCGAGCACTATGTGGCGAACATACAAGCATTGCATTCGGTCCTTGTTTTTGTCTCCATCAAGTCACTACCTATCAGCAAAGTTCCAGCCGAAGAACGGTTCCTATTCAGAAGGGTGGAACCAAAGGAGTTAAACATATTCCGTTGCGTCGTCAGATACGGGTACACCGACATACGCAACAAAGTAGAACCGTTGGAACAGACTTTAGTCGAGAAGTTGAAAGAGTTCATCACGGAAAACATATATTTGGCTCACATTATAGATGGAAAGAAAGGTAAGGAAGATGAAAACGGGATGATGAACGGAGAGGGAGGGGAAGAGGAGTGGCAAGAGAGAGTGGTGAGCGAGACGAGCATGGTGGAGAAAGCATGGGAAGGTGGGGTGGTGCATTTGATAGGTGAGAATGAGGTGATTGCAAGCAAAGGGAGTGGGATAGGGAAAAGGTTGTTAATAGATTATGCTTACAATTTCATGAAGAAAAACTTGAGACAAAGTGAGAAAGTGTTTGATATCCCTCATAAGCGCATGCTTAAGGTTGGCATGACTTATGAACTGTAG